One part of the Solanum dulcamara chromosome 3, daSolDulc1.2, whole genome shotgun sequence genome encodes these proteins:
- the LOC129882427 gene encoding pyruvate decarboxylase 1, with protein sequence MDSKIGAIDTCKPSNGDVANLPTNNTGVTIQNSTVPLNSPDSTLGRHLARRLVQIGVTDVFSVPGDFNLTLLDHLVAEPELNLIGCCNELNAGYAADGYARARGIGACVVTFTVGGLSVLNAIAGAYSENLPLICIVGGPNSNDYGTNRILHHTIGLHDFSQELRCFQTVTCYQAVVNNLEDAHELIDTAISTSLKESKPVYISIGCNLPGIPHPTFSREPVPFSVSPRLSNMMGLEAAVEAAVEFLNKAVKPVLVGGQNMRVAKACDAFVELADSCGYAVAVMPAAKGLVPEHHPHFLGTYWGAVSTAFCAEIVESADAYLFAGPIFNDYNSVGYSLLLKKEKAIIVQPDRVTIGNGPAFGCVMMRDFLAALAKKLKHNPTSYENYHRIYVPDGHPLKSEPKEALRVNVLFQYIQNMLSGESALIAETGDSWFNCQKLKLPQGCGYEFEMQYGSIGWSVGATLGYAQAAPEKRVIACIGDGSFQVAAQDISTMLRCGQRTIIFLINNGGYTIDVEIHDGPYNVIKNWNYTGLVDAIHNREGKCWTTKVYCEEELVEAIETANGAKKECLCFIEVIVHKDDTSKELLEWGSRVAAANSRPPNPQ encoded by the exons ATGGACTCGAAGATCGGTGCAATCGACACTTGTAAGCCCTCAAATGGCGACGTAGCAAACTTACCGACCAATAACACCGGCGTTACAATCCAAAACTCCACCGTTCCTTTGAACTCCCCTGACTCAACACTCGGCCGTCACCTCGCCCGCCGTTTAGTCCAAATCGGAGTCACCGACGTATTCTCCGTTCCCGGTGACTTCAACTTGACACTTCTCGATCATCTCGTCGCTGAACCTGAACTTAACCTTATAGGTTGTTGTAATGAGCTAAATGCGGGTTATGCTGCTGATGGATATGCTAGGGCACGGGGTATTGGGGCTTGTGTTGTTACTTTCACAGTTGGTGGATTAAGTGTTCTTAATGCTATTGCTGGTGCTTATAGTGAAAATTTACCTTTGATTTGTATTGTTGGTGGACCTAATTCGAATGATTATGGAACTAATAGGATCCTTCATCATACTATTGGGTTGCATGATTTTAGTCAGGAGCTTCGTTGCTTCCAAACTGTCACTTGCTACCAG GCTGTGGTGAATAATTTAGAAGATGCTCATGAACTGATTGACACTGCAATTTCCACATCTTTGAAAGAGAGTAAGCCGGTTTATATTAGCATAGGCTGTAATTTGCCCGGGATTCCACACCCTACTTTCAGTCGTGAACCAGTTCCATTTTCCGTCTCTCCCAG ATTAAGTAATATGATGGGCTTGGAAGCGGCAGTGGAAGCAGCGGTTGAGTTCTTGAATAAAGCAGTAAAGCCAGTGCTTGTTGGGGGGCAAAATATGCGGGTTGCAAAGGCATGTGATGCTTTTGTTGAGCTCGCTGACAGCTGTGGTTACGCGGTGGCAGTGATGCCAGCCGCTAAAGGATTGGTTCCAGAACACCATCCACATTTTTTAGGAACTTATTGGGGTGCAGTGAGCACGGCCTTCTGTGCTGAAATTGTTGAATCTGCTGATGCGTACTTGTTTGCTGGACCAATTTTTAACGACTATAACTCTGTTGGTTATTCTCTTCTTCTCAAGAAAGAGAAAGCAATCATTGTACAGCCTGATCGTGTGACAATCGGGAATGGACCTGCATTTGGTTGTGTTATGATGAGGGATTTCCTTGCTGCATTAGCAAAGAAATTAAAGCATAATCCGACTTCTTATGAGAATTATCATAGAATTTATGTTCCTGATGGACATCCTCTCAAATCTGAGCCTAAGGAGGCATTAAGGGTTAATGTTCTATTTCAGTACATTCAGAATATGTTGTCTGGTGAGAGTGCTTTGATTGCTGAGACGGGGGACTCGTGGTTCAATTGTCAGAAGCTGAAATTGCCACAAGGATGCGG GTATGAGTTCGAAATGCAGTATGGATCTATCGGTTGGTCTGTTGGTGCAACTCTTGGTTACGCACAAGCTGCACCAGAAAAAAGGGTGATTGCCTGCATCGGTGATGGTAGCTTTCAG GTGGCCGCTCAGGATATTTCAACAATGCTAAGGTGCGGGCAAAGGACCATTATCTTCTTGATAAACAATGGTGGTTATACAATTGATGTTGAGATTCATGATGGACCTTACAATGTGATCAAGAATTGGAACTACACGGGATTAGTCGATGCAATCCATAATCGAGAAGGAAAATGTTGGACAACTAAG GTTTATTGTGAAGAGGAGTTGGTGGAAGCAATTGAAACAGCAAATGGAGCCAAGAAAGAGTGTTTGTGTTTCATTGAAGTGATTGTACACAAAGATGACACTAGCAAAGAGCTGCTTGAATGGGGTTCAAGGGTCGCAGCAGCTAATAGTCGTCCACCAAACCCTCAATAA